The following coding sequences are from one Trueperaceae bacterium window:
- a CDS encoding DUF2075 domain-containing protein: MQLYAGSSRDFIDAAFRGRIATQLAEAYERAFRHAPPRSEVQSWQNSLRSMSWVLEKADLTDHGVLLEHQLPMTSKRLDCLVTGRDADARDQAVVVELKQWSEAGPSEAEGCVTTFLGGRVRDVLHPSVQVGQYAQYLEDYREAFTQGDVRLSACAYLHNLPFDPDDELFADRHRGARERYPVFTADASGDLVDYLAGRMAAGHGEEVLQRVVRSPSRPSKKLLSHTAEMVQGQTSFVLLDEQLVVFERVLAEARKATRRAGKSVVLVRGGPGTGKSVVALHLVGRLAGEGFDAQHATGSKWFTENVRSLVGRRASHQFRYFHTYAKEAADAVDVLVSDEAHRIRATSANRFTKKEDRTGRPQVEELVHAAKVSVFFLDDLQVVRPNEVGSTDLIRDAASRVGADLIEFELEAQFRCGGSDGFVQWVDNTLQIRRTPSVLWEGDDAFEFGVLDDVAELEVWVRAKNDGGDTARMVAGFCWPWSNPNADGTLVDDVVVGDWARPWNAKPDAGRLAKGIPKAHVWATDPGGLDQVGCIYTAQGFEFDYVGVIVGRDLRWDPAEATWVADPTESYDRVVKRSGEAFLDLVKHTYRVLLTRGMKGCKVVFLDDATRDFVRSRLDLG, encoded by the coding sequence ATGCAGCTGTACGCCGGGTCGTCCCGGGACTTCATCGACGCCGCGTTTCGCGGCCGCATCGCCACCCAGCTCGCCGAGGCGTACGAGCGGGCGTTTCGTCACGCCCCACCCCGCAGTGAAGTGCAGAGTTGGCAGAACAGCCTTCGCAGCATGTCGTGGGTGCTGGAGAAGGCCGACCTGACCGACCACGGGGTGCTCCTCGAGCACCAGTTGCCGATGACGTCCAAGCGACTCGATTGCCTCGTGACGGGTCGCGACGCGGACGCGCGCGACCAGGCGGTGGTCGTCGAGCTGAAACAGTGGTCCGAGGCGGGCCCCAGCGAGGCGGAGGGATGCGTCACGACCTTCCTCGGGGGGCGGGTCCGCGACGTGCTGCACCCCTCGGTGCAGGTGGGGCAGTACGCGCAGTACCTCGAGGACTACCGCGAGGCGTTCACGCAGGGGGACGTGCGCTTGTCCGCCTGCGCGTACCTGCACAATCTGCCGTTCGATCCGGACGACGAACTGTTCGCCGACCGGCACCGGGGGGCGCGGGAGCGCTACCCGGTGTTCACCGCCGACGCGTCGGGCGACCTCGTCGACTATCTGGCGGGTCGCATGGCGGCGGGGCACGGAGAGGAGGTGCTCCAGCGGGTCGTCCGTAGCCCCTCGCGCCCCTCGAAGAAGCTCCTTTCGCACACGGCGGAGATGGTGCAGGGACAGACGTCGTTCGTGCTGCTCGACGAGCAGTTGGTCGTGTTCGAACGCGTCCTCGCGGAGGCCCGCAAGGCGACGCGGAGGGCGGGCAAGTCGGTCGTCCTCGTGCGCGGGGGGCCCGGCACCGGCAAATCGGTGGTGGCGCTGCATCTGGTCGGGCGCCTGGCGGGAGAGGGCTTCGACGCGCAACACGCGACCGGAAGTAAGTGGTTCACGGAGAACGTGCGGAGCCTCGTGGGGCGACGCGCCAGCCACCAGTTCCGCTACTTCCACACCTACGCGAAGGAGGCGGCGGACGCCGTGGACGTGCTGGTGTCCGACGAGGCGCACCGCATCCGCGCGACGTCCGCCAACCGCTTCACCAAGAAGGAGGACCGCACCGGCCGGCCGCAGGTCGAGGAGTTGGTCCACGCCGCGAAGGTGTCGGTGTTCTTCCTCGACGACCTGCAGGTCGTCCGTCCAAACGAGGTGGGCAGCACCGACCTCATTCGCGACGCCGCGTCCCGGGTCGGTGCGGACCTGATCGAGTTCGAGCTGGAGGCGCAGTTCCGGTGTGGGGGGAGCGACGGGTTCGTGCAGTGGGTGGACAACACGCTGCAGATCCGCCGGACCCCCAGCGTGCTGTGGGAGGGCGACGACGCGTTCGAGTTCGGGGTCCTGGACGACGTCGCGGAGCTCGAGGTGTGGGTCCGCGCGAAGAACGACGGGGGCGACACCGCCCGCATGGTGGCGGGGTTCTGCTGGCCGTGGTCGAACCCGAATGCGGACGGTACGTTGGTGGACGACGTCGTCGTCGGCGACTGGGCGCGTCCGTGGAACGCCAAACCGGACGCCGGTCGGCTCGCGAAGGGGATCCCCAAGGCGCACGTGTGGGCGACCGATCCCGGCGGTCTCGATCAGGTCGGGTGCATCTACACCGCGCAGGGCTTCGAGTTCGACTACGTGGGCGTGATCGTGGGGCGCGACCTGCGGTGGGATCCGGCGGAGGCGACGTGGGTGGCGGACCCCACGGAATCGTACGACCGGGTCGTCAAGCGCTCGGGGGAGGCGTTCCTCGACCTCGTCAAGCACACGTACCGCGTCCTGCTCACCCGCGGAATGAAGGGCTGCAAGGTCGTGTTCCTCGACGACGCGACGCGCGATTTCGTTCGCAGTCGACTCGACCTGGGGTGA